The proteins below are encoded in one region of Apostichopus japonicus isolate 1M-3 chromosome 22, ASM3797524v1, whole genome shotgun sequence:
- the LOC139963367 gene encoding uncharacterized protein: MAVKFLFAGVIFIISSLVTVKLCACWRHMGLSIPSCVLYLVTGLLALIGILVGCALIFISTRRTSKHHTLLSALHHFIVKYHRLYVGSRMLKKFRAACKNPREAQELLLQKIIKTNKNTDYGHQFRLGEIHSLEDLRQKHPITDYDHYRRFIIRLSKGEKDVLTAEKVSRLILTSGTTGTGKMIPQDENIVDNFLILLGAFQHEMFPDMQPMQSFFRLHVNAEIKQSECGITKASATALEKHMMKGKVDYATPSDGFLIDTVYEAFYVHLLFALREEQLGSAFITFASILIDLMKFLETNWPKLVHDLSKGTLHQDLKLSPQMRATLTRALGSGDHERAMKVKEECEKGFDGIIKRLWPDVQVISAIDNIGIRSYMKSSFGKGIEIYSAMYISSEAFMGLNLWPFEDGTSEYALNLTENVFEFIKEEDMDKPNPKTYFVDEVEVGQKYELVLSQKYGFYRYRLGDLVKVTGFYQNSPKISFLYRKASILNLVGEKVDQHVIHDSLSAALNPWKDQVEMKHYTCAENVLVPEQKDSQKPGLYYVFFLELKSNFGDELPDDLNTEILAEVIQKNLYERHEFYRVFHNTKQITIPTVYLTKEGAFTELKEYILANSSASRAQFKMPLKLRTRDMAEVLLEHSLP, encoded by the exons ATGGCAGTGAAGTTTTTGTTTGCTGGTGTCATCTTTATCATTTCATCCCTTGTAACGGTGAAACTCTGTGCCTGCTGGAGACACATGGGACTCTCGATACCCTCGTGTGTGTTGTATCTCGTCACTG GGTTGCTTGCTCTTATTGGCATTCTCGTAGGTTGTGCGTTGATCTTCATCTCCACCCGACGTACCTCCAAACATCACACCCTCCTCTCTGCGTTACATCATTTTATCGTAAAGTATCACCGCCTTTACGTAGGTTCCCGGATGTTGAAGAAGTTCAGAGCTGCTTGCAAAAATCCAAGAGAGGCCCAGGAACTTCTCTTACAGAAGATCATCAAGACAAACAAAAACACGGACTACGGACATCAGTTTCGACTTGGTGAAATCCATTCCTTGGAAGATCTTCGTCAAAAACACCCGATTACTGATTACGACCATTACAGGCGATTTATTATTCGATTGTCTAAAGGTGAAAAGGATGTCTTGACCGCGGAAAAGGTGTCTCGTCTTATATTGACGAGTGGGACCACTGGGACAGGCAAAATGATCCCACAAGACGAAAATAttgttgacaattttttaattcTGCTAGGTGCctttcaacatgaaatgtttCCCGACATGCAGCCAATGCAGTCATTTTTTAGACTGCATGTCAACGCAGAGATCAAACAAAGTGAGTGTGGTATAACCAAAGCTTCGGCAACAGCTTTGGAGAAGCATATGATGAAAGGTAAGGTCGATTATGCAACTCCCAGTGATGGTTTCCTGATTGATACAGTGTACGAAGCCTTTTACGTACATCTCTTATTTGCTTTGAGAGAAGAACAGTTGGGGTCGGCTTTCATAACTTTTGCTAGCATTTTGATTGACCTCATGAAATTTTTGGAAACAAATTGGCCAAAATTAGTTCATGATCTTTCGAAAGGCACGCTTCACCAGGACCTAAAACTATCCCCTCAAATGAGGGCGACTTTGACGAGGGCCCTGGGATCTGGGGACCATGAAAGGGCAATGAAGGTCAAAGAAGAATGCGAGAAAGGATTCGATGGTATCATTAAGAGACTTTGGCCAGATGTTCAAGTCATTTCTGCTATTGATAACATCGGTATTCGAAGTTACATGAAGTCGAGCTTTGGTAAAG GTATTGAAATATACTCAGCTATGTATATCTCTTCAGAGGCGTTTATGGGACTTAACCTGTGGCCTTTCGAAGATGGAACGTCGGAGTACGCCCTCAATTTGACAGAAAATGTGTTCGAATTCATCAAAGAGGAAGACAT GGACAAGCCGAATCCAAAGACTTACTTCGTAGATGAGGTTGAAGTTGGCCAGAAATACGAGCTCGTTCTCAGCCAGAAATATGGTTTTTACCGTTATCGACTTGGGGACCTCGTAAAGGTCACGGGATTCTACCAAAACAGCCCGAAAATTTCATTCCTCTACCG AAAAGCGAGTATCTTGAACTTAGTTGGAGAAAAGGTTGACCAGCACGTAATTCATGATTCATTGTCTGCTGCCCTCAATCCGTGGAAGGATCAAGTTGAGATGAAACATTACACCTGCGCAGAGAATGTTCTCGTCCCGGAGCAGAAAG ATTCACAGAAGCCAGGACTATATTACGTGTTCTTCCTGGAGTTAAAATCTAATTTCGGAGACGAGTTACCTGATGACTTGAACACGGAGATATTGGCTGAG GTGATCCAGAAAAATCTCTACGAACGTCACGAGTTTTATCGCGTTTTCCACAACACTAAGCAAATCACTATACCGACGGTCTACTTAACCAAGGAAGGGGCGTTTACTGAACTTAAAGAATACATCCTAGCCAACAGCTCAGCCTCAAGGGCCCAGTTTAAAATGCCATTAAAATTACGTACAAGAGATATGGCCGAGGTTCTACTCGAACATTCTCTGCCTTAA